CATGTCGTGGTTGTCTTCGTGGATCGGCTTGCCGACACGCTTGAACGTGCGCGCGCCGTCTGTGCTCTTCATCGTGAACTGCGACAGCACGAGCAGCGTGTTCGCATTCGACGGATCGATGCCGAGCCGGCTGAAATAGTACGGACGTTGGTTGAGGATCGTGTCGGCGGACATCATGCGCCAGGTGTTGCCGTCGTCGTCCGAGCGCCACAGCACGCCCTCTTTGGACTGGATGATCGCATACACGCGTCCGCCCCTGCCGACGGCGACGCCGATGCGGCCCGTCAAACCACTCGGCAATCCGTTGCCGGTCAGCTTCGTCCATGTCTTGCCGCCATCGGTTGAACGGTAGAGACCGCCGTCGGGTCCACCGCTGACCTGCTCCCACGGACGGCGCCGGTACTGCCACATGCCGGCGAACACGACGTTGGGCCGGGTCGGATCCCACGCCATATCGGACACGCCGGTCTGCGGTCCGACATACAACGTCTTGGTCCAGGTCTTGCCGCCGTCGGTCGTGCGATAGACGCCGCGATCTTCACTATCATTGAAGAGATCGCCGAGCGCGCCGACGAGCGCGATATTCGCGTCGTGCGGATCGACGAGGATGCGCGAGATGTGTTTGCTGCGCTCGAGGCCGCGGTGGGTCCACGTGGTTCCGCCATCGGTCGACAGCCACACGCCGTCGCCCCACGAGACGTCTGAGCGCGGGTTGGACTCGCCCGTTCCGACCCACACGACGTTCTTGTTCGAAGCCGCGATCGCGATGGCGCCGATCGCGTTGACATCGATCGAATCGCCGACCGATTCCCAGGTCGTACCGGCGTCGTGCGAACGCCAGACGCCGCCGCCCGCCGCGCCCGCGTAATAGAGGAACGGGTCCGCGTCGGTGCCTGCCACCGCGGCCATCCGCCCGCCGGACAGCGCGGGACCGATCGCTCGCCATTTGAGATTCGCGTAGGGCGACGTATCCCCAGCCGCCGGGACAGCTGCCTGCAACACGAACATGCACGCGATAAACGTTTCGATATATCGACGCATCGGACCGCAATTCGTGCGCGCGCGTTTGACAACCTCGCGATGGCATGTTACCATACCTATCTAGTTGTAGCGGCCGAATCTTGTTCGGCCAAGACATCGGAGGAGACGTTTTTTGAGCAAGTTCACGACGCCGCAAACGGTGACCGCGACCCTGACCGGGATCGCGTCGCTGTGCGTCATGCTTCGCGACGATGCGGGCATGAACGGCGTTGGAGTGTGCGGGGATTTGCCTAACGGCGTGTGACCGGGTCGAAAGACCCCGATCGATGCCGACGAGGCCCCCGCACACTGCGGGGGCCTCGTTGTTTATTCCATCTCGCGCCGGTTGAGAGGGGAGGTGAGATCATGGATCGGGATTGGTTGCGAGCCGTACGCGAGCGGCAGGACGAGGTGCGCGAAGAAATCGTGCGCCATCGTCTGGGTGTCACGCTGCGCGTGGGCCGCGCGCCTGCGAGCGGCATCGCCGGCCGCTGGCGTCGGTCGCTGGGGCGAATCGTCATCGGGCTGGGTCAGCTCATCCACGGTGACGAGCGCTCGGGCGAGCACGCGTCGCTGCCGTGCAACTGACGGCGATGACGGACGCAAGAATCGGATGGCGGGCACGGCGCACGGCGCACTCTACTGCGCGTCGTGACGCCATTCGATCGGGACAGTGAGAGCAGGTGTGAGTCAAGCAAGACCGGATAGAATGCTAATGCCTGTGGGCGCTATGATGAGCACATGGCACACAGCTCATTTCGAGTGATCGCTCTGCCGACCACCGTCGCACAACTCGTGCGCGAGACCATGCGTTCGCCCGGCTACGGACACCCGGCATCCGATGATGTGGCCCAAGGGTACGGGCCCTGCCGGCATTGTCTGCGGGCGTTCGCCGTCGGACGCGAGCATCGCATCCTGTTCACATACGACCCATTTTCGGGTAATGAGACTTTGCCGCTTCCCGGCCCCGTCTTCGTCCACTCAGATGTTTGCGCACGCTATCCTGAAGAAGCGGGCTTTCCGGATGATCTGCGCGCGCACGCGCTCACGCTCAACGCCTACGCGCGCGGACGCAAGCTCATCGAGCAAGCATACGTCACGAACGGCGCGGTCGAGGAAATGGTTGAGCGGCTCCTGGCGCGCACGGATGTCGACTACATCCACGTGCGCGATACCGGTGCGGGATGCTACGATTTCCGCATAGAGCGAACAGCGCTTAGGCCGTCGCAGTCCGCACTCGTGACGGCTAGGAACCTACCGGACGTCCAACGTCAGGATGTTGGACCGTAGCTGCTGACCGAGGGTCGCGAAGAAATAGAACGTGTACCGCCCGGGCTTATGGAAATCATAGAACTGGCTTAAGTCAGCCGTGTTTTTCAACGTTTCACCCGTACCTATGTTTGTACCGGGAGGAATGCTACCTGAGAACGGGACTTCGTGCGTCTGCGCGATCCAGGTTCCATCCGGTCCAGTACCGCGCAATGCATAGTCAATGAGCGAGCCTGTGCGATAGGGTGACCCGAAGTTCTTCAACGCTAATGTCGCCGTGATCGGCTCGCCGACGTCGACCTCATGTTGATCAAGCCTCACAGCGAGAGCCAAGTTGTTTTCCGCGGGGCCGAAGGTGAATTCGGTCGGCCCTGCTTCAACGACGTCTAGCGTCTGAATGTTGGACTTCAGAATAGCATAAATCGGAGCTTCATAGCCCAGCGTGAGGGCGGTTTCGCATACGAATGTGTATCTTCCGGGGGTCCGAAAATCATACACCATACCGAGATCGGTGACGGGATTCACATACGTCGAGCCGTTGCGCAAATCCATACCTGTGGAGATGCTGCCAGAAAATCCTTGCCCGCGATCGTCTTTCTCGATCGGCATACCTCCCGGTCCGGTCCCTGTCACCGTGTATTCCAGAACTGAGCCGATACGGAAAATGCGTATCGGGGCGCCGAAGTTTGTTATCGCAAACTTGATCGCTATCGCCCCCCCCGCATTTACAACGTGCTGTTCAAGCTTGGCGCCTAGCGCCAGATTTTTCACAGTTGGACCGAACGTGTAATCGCCCCGTCCTTCCTCTATTGTATGCGCATTTGCCAATTGCATGGTTATTGCCGCAAGGACCAAAGCGCTTGCAATGGCCGCTGCTCTTCGCCGTACGACAATCATATCAATATCCTATGCTCGCATGCGGGCGCGTGAGAATGCCACTTGGTTTCGGCCCGCGTGTTTGGCTTCGTACATGCGCTGATCCGCGGACTCGAGCAGCCTCTCGGTGGGTTGGCGTTCGTCGGTCGCGACGTCCATCGGGAAGTGCGCAACGCCGATGCTCACCGTGATATGCACGCCCGGTAGATCGGGTCGCGATGCCAGGGCGCTGAAGTCTTCTGCAGCCACGCGCGCGCACAAGGTGCGCGCAAGCTCGATCGAGGCGTCTTTGCTTCGGTCGAGCAGCGCGATGCAGAACTCGTCACCGCCGTTGCGCCCGGCAAAGCCATGGGCTTGCTCCGCTGTGTGCGCGAACATCGCAGCTAGCCGGCGCAGCAGCTGATCGCCGGCAGCATGTCCGAATGTATCGTTCCAATCCTTAAAGCGGTCGGTATCGATGAAGCACAGCGCGACATCCCGCGTCGCCCCTGGGCGCGTTTCCGTGCGGCGGGCTTCCATCTCATCGCGCAGCCGCTTCCGGAATCCGGCTGGCGTCAACAGACCAGTAAGCTGGTCGCGTGTCGCCTCGCGGCGCACGCGGTCGGCGAACAGCGCCCGTGCCAGCGCGTCGCCGGCGAGCGAAGCGATCGTCAGGAACGTCATCGCGTCGTCGTCTGTGAAGGGCTGCGCGCGCGGCCGGTCGGCATACAGCACGCCGATCACTTCGGCGCGCTCGTTCGTGCCCGGTGGCCGCACGAGCGGCACCGCGAGACCCCACACCGTGTCGCGGCTGCCGGCGATCGGGCCCGCGTTGACGCGCTGCAGCGCAGCTTCTGCGGCCAGGTCGTACACGCCAAGCTCCGCCGGCAATCCACTGGTGCGTGGACCGACGATCGCCGGCTTGCCCTCGCGGCGCACCCAATCGGCGATGGTGTCGCCGTCGTAGGCCGCGCCTTCGCGCAAGAAGCCGACGTAGCCGACGCCCGATCGCGCCCCAAGCATCAAGCGCTGACCGTCGACGTATAGACAGAGCAGTGATTGCGTGTGTACGAGCGTAGCTGTGCGTTCGACGATGCGGGCGCACGTCTCGAGCGTCGATTCACCGGCACCCGTGAGCGTCGGTGCTATCTGCTGCAGCGTCTCAAAACGAAGTTCGGCTCGGCGCGCGCGGCGGCGTAGGCCGATGATGACCACGCATTGGGCGACGACCAGCGCCGCGGCGATGAGGAAAAACACCGTCGCGACGACGTACGAGCCGTTCGCCACCGGACTCAAGGCTTCTTGACGCGCTCCTTCTTCGGCATCGGCCGCGCCGGATTGCCGGCGACTCGCTCGCCGGCCGGCACGTCGTGCGTGACGACCGAGCCGGCTCCGGTCAGCGCTCCATCACCGATTTCCACCGGCGCGACAAGAGACGTGTTCGAGCCGATCGACGCGCGCGCGCCGACCACGGTCTTGTTCTTGCGCTCGCCGTCGTAGTTGCACGTGATCGTGCCCGCGCCGATGTTGGCCTCGTCGCCGATCTCCGCATCGCCCAAATAACTGAGATGACTGGCCTTCGCGCCGCGCCCCAAGCGCGAATTCTTGATCTCGACGAAATTGCCGACGCGCGCAGCTTCTTCGATCTGCGCGCCGTTCCGGATGTGAGCGAACGGACCTACGGTGGCTTTGCTGGCGACCGCGGAGTCGCGCACGACGGAATACGTGATGGTGACATCCCTGCCGATCGTCGCGTTGTGCAGGGTCGTGTTCGGACCGATCACAGAACCCGGGCCGACGACGCTCGTGCCGAGCACGTGCGTCTGCGGCAACAGGGTGACGTCTGCCGCAAGATCTACATCTGCATCCACGTACGTCGTCTGCGGATCGACGATCGAGACTCCCGCGAGCATGTGCTCGCGCAGTATGCGACGCTGCATCACGCGGCGCGCGATGGCCAGCTCCACGAGCGTGTTCACGCCGAGCACGCTGTGATGATCCTTGCTGACCACCGCCTCGACCAGCGCGCCCGAATCGACCGCCAGCTGGACGCAATCCGTCAGGTACAGCTCTTTTTGCGCGTTCTTGGTGTTCAGGCGCTTCAAGTAGTCGCGCAGGGCCGATGCCTTGAAGCAGTACGCGCCGGCGTTCACCTCGGTGATCAGCAGCTCATCAGGCGTCGCATCGGTGTGTTCGACGATGCGCGCGGGGCGACCCGATCGCCGCACCACGCGGCCGAAACTCGTCGCGCCGGGCATGTGCGTGGTGAGCATCGAGAGGGCGGCGCGGCCGCGCTCGCGCACGTCGACGACGGCGCCAAGTAGCGCCGGCGTCAGCAGCGGCATGTCGGCGTTGACGACCAGCACCGGATCGTCGCCGGGCAGTTCGTCCATCGCCAGCCGGGCTGCGTGACCCGTGCCGTTTTGGGGCTGCTGCACGACGGTGTGCGCGCCGAGCTTCTCGAGCGGCTCTTCGAGTTCTGGACTGACGACGACGACGATCCTCGCAGGATCGATGCCTGCCTTGACCACCGCGAGCAGCACGTGCTCGAACATCGTGCGCCCGCACAGCCGATGCAGCACTTTGGGCAAACTGCTCTTCATGCGCGTGCCCTTGCCGGCGGCCAGGATGATTGCGTTCGCACGCGGGCTCACACTGATTGCTCCGCGCCGACGGCATGCGGGCGTTGCAGACGCTCGAGCAGTGCGTCGATGCGCGCCAGCGTCACGTCGCGGCCCAAAATCGCGCAGACCTCGAAGATGCCGGGGCTGACCGCTTGGCCGGTGACCGCGACGCGCAAGGGATGGATAAAGGCTGCGGCCTTGAGCGCAGTGCGCTCGGCGAGTCCACGGATTGCCTTTTCGACCGCTTCCGGCGTGAAGCCATCCGACGAGGCAGCGCTTAGGGCTTCGCGAACTTCGCGCAGGCGCGCAACCGCTTCCGGCGACGCGCAGTATTTCGCCAGCGCCTCAGGCGCCGGCTCGATCGGTCCGCGCGTGAAGAAATACGCGCCTTGATCGGCGATCTCGGCCACCGTATAGGCGCGTTCTTGCAACAGCCCGACGACCCGCGCGACGTGGTCCGCGTCGATGCGATCGGGTACGGGCGTGCGCTGCTCGAGCAATTCGATGACCCGCCGCGCAAGCTCGTCCGGCGGCAGCTGCTTGAGGTATTCTTTATTCATCCAGGCGAGTTTGGCGTGGTCGAAGATCGCCGGGTGCTTGACGACGCCCTCGATCGTGAAGTCGCGCACCATCTCGGCGCGCGTCATCAGCTCGCGATTGCCGCCCGGCGACCAGCCCAGCAGCACCAAGAAGTTCACCAGCGCCTCGGGCAGATAGCCGAGCGCTTCGTATTCGTTCACGAAGGTCGCGCCGTCGCGTTTGCTCAGCTTGCGGCGCTGCTCGTTGAGGATGATCGGGATGTGTGCGAACCGCGGCGGCTGCCAGCCGAGCGCTTCATAGATAAGCAGCTGTTTCGGGGTGTTCGCCAGATGCTCTTCGCCGCGGATCACGTGCGTGATCTGCATCGCGTGATCGTCGACGACGGCGGCGAAGTTGTAGAGCGGCCCGCCATCGCTCTTGACGATGACGAAATCGCCGATCGTGCCCGCCGGGAACTCCACCCGGCCGCGCACGATGTCGTCGACCACAACTGCGCGCAGCGGATCGACGCGCATGCGAAGCGCGGGGCGCACGCCTTGGCCGATCAGCTCCTCGCGCATGCGAGGTGTGAGGCTTGCGCAGGTGCATTCGCCGCTGCGCTCGGCCGCAGGCGCTGATTCAGGATCAGATTCGTCATCCGGCTCCTCGGAACGCTCGTCCATTTTCTTGGGACCGCAAAAACATTCGTACACCGCGTTGCGTGCCAGCAGTTCTTTCGCCGCGGCGCGATGCAGTTCGACGCGCTCGCGCTGCCGGTACGGCCCGAACGGACCGCCGACGTCAGGACCCTCATCCCAATCAAGCTCGAGCCAGCGCAGCGCGCGGTAGATCGCGTCGACGTATTCGTCCGAATAGCGCGTGCTATCGGTGTCCTCGACCCGCAGCACGAACGTGCCGCCGTTGTGGCGCGCGAAGAGCCAGTTGAAGAGCGCGGTACGCGCGCCGCCCACATGCAAGAAGCCGGTCGGACTCGGTGCGAAACGCACCCGGACCGGCGCCGCGCCCACGAACGCGCTGTCCTTTACGCTTCGACCCGTTTGCCGCATTCGCGGCGCACGAAGTCGACGATGGTCGCGATAGGCGTGCCGGGGGTGAACACGGCGGCGACGCCTGCGTCGAGCAGCGGCTGGATGTCCTCGTTGGGAATCGTTCCGCCGCCGAAGAGCACGATGTCGCCGGCGTCCGCTTCGTCGAGCAGCTGCTTGATGCGCGGAAAGAGCGTCAGATGCGCGCCGGAAAGGATCGACAATCCGATGCCGTCCACGTCCTCTTGGATCGCCGCCTCGACGACTTGCTCGGGCGTCTGGTGCAGCCCGGTGTAGATCACTTCGAAGCCGGCATCGCGCAGCGCGCGCGCGATCACTTTGGCGCCGCGGTCGTGACCGTCGAGCCCTGCTTTGGCGACGAGGATACGGATCGGGCGTGCCACGCTAGATGAACGCCGGCTCGCGGTAGCGGCCGAAGATCGGCACGAGCGCCTCGGAGATCTCGCCCAGCGTCGCTTTGCTCTTCACGCAGTTCAGATAGTGGGGCATCAGGTTCTCGCCGCTCTCGGCGGCGCGTTTGAACGCGGCCAGCGCCGATTCGACCATCCCGGCGTCACGCGAGGCGCGATACGCCTGCACGCGCTCGCACTGCTCGAGCTCGATCGCCCGGTCGATCTTGAGCAGCGAGATCTGCTGCTCTTCTTCGACCACGAAATCGTTGACGCCGACGACGATGCGCTCGCCGTTCTCGAGCTCGCGCTGGTAGACGTACGCCGCGTCGGCGATCTCGCGCTGGAAGAACCCGTTGTGGATGGCGGGGATGACGCCGCCCTGCTCGTCGATGCGCCGGAAGTAGTCCTCTGCGGCCGCCTCGAGTTCGTTCGTCAGCTTCTCGACGAAATACGAGCCGCCCAGCGGGTCGATGACGTTGCCCGCGCCGGTCTCGTACGCGATGATCTGCTGCGTGCGCAGCGCGATCGCGACGTTCTTCTCGGTGGGCAGCGCGAGCACTTCGTCGAGCGAATTGGTGTGCAGCGATTGCGTGCCGCCAAGCACCGCCGCCAGCGCCTGGAACGCGGTGCGCATGATGTTGTTCTCGGGCTGCTGCGCGGTCGCCGAACAGCCCGCGGTCTGCGTGTGGAAGCGCAGCGCCCACGAGCGCGGATTCTTGGCGCCGTACTTCTCGCGCATGTGGCGCGCCCAGATGCGGCGCGCGGCGCGGAACTTGGCGATCTCTTCGAAGAAGTCCGAATGTGAGTTGAAGAAGAACGACAGACGCGGTGCGAAGTCGTCGACGTCCATTCCGGCGGCGACGCCGGCTTCGACGTATGCGAAGCCGTCCGCCAGCGTGAACGCGAGCTCTTGCGCGGCGGTCGAACCGGCTTCACGGATGTGATAACCGGAGATGGAGATCGTGTTCCACTTCGGCACGTTCTTGGCGCAATACGCCATCATGTCGGTGATGATGCGCATCGACGGTTCGGGCGGGTAGATCCACTCTTTCTGTGCGATGTACTCTTTGAGCATGTCGGCCTGCATGGTGCCGCCGAGCCGCTCCTGCGGCACGCCCTGCGCCTCGGCGGTCGCGATATACATCGCAAGCGCCACCGGCGCGGTGCAGTTGATCGTCATCGAGGTCGTGATCGAGCCCAGGTCGATGCCGGCGAACAGGTCTTGCATGTCCTGCAGCGTCGAGATCGCGACGCCGCATTTGCCGACTTCGCCGAGCGAGCGCGGGTGATCCGAATCGTAGCCCATGAGCGCGGGCATGTCGAAGGCGACCGACAGACCGGTTTGCCCTTGCTCGAGCAAGAACTTGTAGCGTTGGTTGGTCTGCTTGGCCGTGCCGAAGCCGGCGAACTGGCGCATCGTCCAGAGCCGGCCGCGATACATCGTCGGGTGGATGCCGCGCGTGTACGGATACTGGCCCGGATACGAAAGATCGCGATCGTAGTCGATGCCCGAGAGATCTTCAGGCCCGTACAACGGCTTGAGGGGATGATCGGAAAGCGTGCGGTCGTTCGCGCCCGGCAGCTTGGCCGAGGTGTCGAACTGGGCTTCCCAACGCGCTTTTGAAGCCTCCACGGCTCCGTTGCCGCTAGCGCTCTCGCCTTTGCCGTTTACCAGCTTTGCCACGAGGTTAATCGTCCTTTATCCTTATTATGGGCCGCTTCCACGTTTTTCGCGCTGCGGACAAGGCTCGCCTGCGCTCGGAGGCCAAAGCGGTGGCGTAGAGAGGCGAACCGCAATGGCACATGAGGGCATCCACGCCACCGTCAAAGCCGCAGCTGCGGCACCCAAGCTCGGACTCGCCGCATTGGTGCTCGCGCATGGCAGCATGGAGCTTGAGTATTACGCGCCGCACGGGCGCGATACGCAGATGCCGCACGATCGCGACGAGCTTTATGTCGTCATCTCGGGGCACGGGTGGTTTCGCAACGGCGATGCTCGCCACGAGTTCGGACCGAACGACGTGCTCTTCGTGCCCGCGAAGACCGAACATCGATTCGAGCAGTTCAGCGACGACTTCGCGACCTGGGTGATATTCTGGGGTCCGTCAGGCGGCGAGCGCTAAAGCGACGGTTCTCGCGCAACGAGGCCTTGACCAAGGCTGTCCCGGCTTGATATAATCCGGGGGCACTTACGACTACCCTTCGCACCGGACGGCGCCTCGGCTGCCAGTCCGGTCGGCAAAGACGAAGGCCGCAAAATCAAAAGCTCGCGCTTTGCTTTGAGGGTAGCCTGCACCAGCGGGCTTTTTTGTTTCCCGCGGTAACCATAAAGGAGGTCGCCAACGAATACCAGCGTGATGACGCGCGGCGAAGTCGCCAGCCATTAGCTCGAAAGCGCTACGCGTCAACGAACAGATCCGCGTCCCCCAAGTCCGCGTGATCGCGGACGACGGTGCCCAACTCGGCATCATGTCCACCTACGACGCCATCCGGCTCGCCCGGGAACGCGGCGTCGACCTGATCGAAGTCTCGCCGACCGCGGCGCCGCCGGTGTGCCGGCTTGACGACTACGGACGGCTCCGCTACGAGCAGGACAAGAAGGACCGAGAGACGCGCAAGAAATCGCACAAGATGGAGCTCAAGGAAGTCAAGCTCCGTCCGAAGATCGAGGAACACGACTACCAGACCAAGTTCCACACCGCCGAACGGCTGCTGCAAGACGGCGACAAGTTGAAGGTCACGATCATGTTCCGCGGTCGAGAGATATCGTATTCGCAGCACGGCAGACGGCTGCTCGATCGCATGGCGCAAGACACCGCGCCGATCGCGATCGTCGAACGCGAACCGCGGCTTGAGGGACGCAACATGTTCATGATCCTCTCGCCGAAGCCCGAAGTCGTCGCCGCGCACAGCGCGGCCAAAGCGGCGCATATCGCCGCCGAAGCCGCCAAACACCCGAAACCGGTTGAGGTCAAGAATGCCTAAATTGAAAACACATCGCGCGACCGCCAAGCGCGTCAAGAAGACGGGCACGGGCAAGTTCGTGCGCGAGCGGCAGTTCTCGGGATGCAGCCACATCCTGACCAAGAAGTCGCCGAAACGCATCCGCAAGTTCCGCAAGCAGACGTTGGTCGACAAGACGGATCTGAAGAAGCTGCAAGTCCATCTGCCGTACGCATAACGGTCGAATAGATTGACGGCCGAATAAATTCGGCCGCTACATTTAAGAGGAAAGAATAGATTATGGCACGCGTCAAACGCGGGATGATGTCGCTCAAGAAGCGACGCAAAGTTCTCAAGGCGGTCAAAGGGTTCCGGGGCGCCCGCGGCCGGACATACAAGGCCGCCAATGAGGCGCTGCTGCATTCGCTCACGTACGCGTTTCGCGACCGGCGCGTCCGCAAGCGCGATTTCCGAGCGCTGTGGATCGCGCGCATCAATGCGGCCGCACGGCGCGAGGGGCTGACGTACAGCCGCCTCATGAGCGGACTCAAGAAAGAGGGCCTGGCGATCAACCGTAAAGTGCTCGCAGACCTTGCGATCAACGATCAGGCCGCGTTCGCGCGCTTGCTCGAGATCGCGAAGAAGCACGCGCCGGCCGCCGCCGGAGCGTAACGCACATGGCTGTGGCGGCGGGCTTCCATAGCCCGCACGTCCGCGCAGCTCGTCTCCTCCACACGAAGAAGCATCGCGCCGAGGCGCGGTGCTTTCTCATCGAGGGCCCGGCGCTTATCGAAGCGGCGCTCGGCAACGACATCATTCCCAGTGCGGTCTTCTGCCTCTCGGAGGCCCGGCCCGAATCGGCGGCCTGCGTCGAGCTCGCACAACAGGCGGGCGTGCCGGTCTACGCGGTGGACGAGCGCACGCTTGAATCGCTCGCACAGACGCGGACGCCGCAAGGCGTCGTCGCGCAGGTAGGCTTCATCGATCGCGACGTCGCGGCGCTGCATAAGCTGGTGCCGCCTCAAGGCGCGGCGGTAGTGCTCGTCCTGGATGACCTCGATGATCCTGGCAACGCCGGCACGCTTGTCCGCAGCGCAGAAGCGTTCGGCGTGAGCGCGGTCTGCTTCGGCCCGGCTTCCGTCGAGCCGTACAATGATAAGCTGGTACGCGCAAGCATGGGAGCGCTCTTCCGCGTGCCCATCGTGCGCTACGCCGCGTGGTCGGAATTGGCCGGGGCGCTCGGCAAAGGGGAGCTCAGCGTGATGGGTGCCTCGGCCACCGGACCGGACATACGTTCGGTCGAGCTTCCCCAACGCAGCGCGCTCGTGCTGGGCAACGAACGCCATGGGCTTCGCGCGGTGCCGGCGGACGCATTCGCAATGGTGGTCGGCATTCCGCAGCGGCCGGCCGGCGAGTCCCTCAACGTCGCCGTCGCAGGCTCGATCGTGCTCTATGAATTGGCTCGCTGTGGATTGCGCTTAAGCACTGAACGATGAGAACAAAAGCCCATGAAATGTCAAGTCCTCGGCGCCCTTGTTATACCACCGGACGTATGTTATACTCAGGTCCGGCGAACAGGAGTACGAAGGAGGTCTTGCATCCCGGATGCTTTCTCCAGTGCTGTTTTGGAAATTGTTCATCACGACCGGGTCGGTCAAAGCATACCTCATCTACCGTCGAATGGCGCCATCAGCATCAAACTAGGATAATCGGGACTCTTCTATGT
This DNA window, taken from Candidatus Eremiobacteraceae bacterium, encodes the following:
- the rpmI gene encoding 50S ribosomal protein L35, with translation MPKLKTHRATAKRVKKTGTGKFVRERQFSGCSHILTKKSPKRIRKFRKQTLVDKTDLKKLQVHLPYA
- the infC gene encoding translation initiation factor IF-3; translated protein: MSSKALRVNEQIRVPQVRVIADDGAQLGIMSTYDAIRLARERGVDLIEVSPTAAPPVCRLDDYGRLRYEQDKKDRETRKKSHKMELKEVKLRPKIEEHDYQTKFHTAERLLQDGDKLKVTIMFRGREISYSQHGRRLLDRMAQDTAPIAIVEREPRLEGRNMFMILSPKPEVVAAHSAAKAAHIAAEAAKHPKPVEVKNA
- the rplT gene encoding 50S ribosomal protein L20, with the protein product MARVKRGMMSLKKRRKVLKAVKGFRGARGRTYKAANEALLHSLTYAFRDRRVRKRDFRALWIARINAAARREGLTYSRLMSGLKKEGLAINRKVLADLAINDQAAFARLLEIAKKHAPAAAGA
- the glmU gene encoding bifunctional UDP-N-acetylglucosamine diphosphorylase/glucosamine-1-phosphate N-acetyltransferase GlmU, translating into MSPRANAIILAAGKGTRMKSSLPKVLHRLCGRTMFEHVLLAVVKAGIDPARIVVVVSPELEEPLEKLGAHTVVQQPQNGTGHAARLAMDELPGDDPVLVVNADMPLLTPALLGAVVDVRERGRAALSMLTTHMPGATSFGRVVRRSGRPARIVEHTDATPDELLITEVNAGAYCFKASALRDYLKRLNTKNAQKELYLTDCVQLAVDSGALVEAVVSKDHHSVLGVNTLVELAIARRVMQRRILREHMLAGVSIVDPQTTYVDADVDLAADVTLLPQTHVLGTSVVGPGSVIGPNTTLHNATIGRDVTITYSVVRDSAVASKATVGPFAHIRNGAQIEEAARVGNFVEIKNSRLGRGAKASHLSYLGDAEIGDEANIGAGTITCNYDGERKNKTVVGARASIGSNTSLVAPVEIGDGALTGAGSVVTHDVPAGERVAGNPARPMPKKERVKKP
- a CDS encoding DUF1203 domain-containing protein → MAHSSFRVIALPTTVAQLVRETMRSPGYGHPASDDVAQGYGPCRHCLRAFAVGREHRILFTYDPFSGNETLPLPGPVFVHSDVCARYPEEAGFPDDLRAHALTLNAYARGRKLIEQAYVTNGAVEEMVERLLARTDVDYIHVRDTGAGCYDFRIERTALRPSQSALVTARNLPDVQRQDVGP
- the gltX gene encoding glutamate--tRNA ligase, which codes for MGAAPVRVRFAPSPTGFLHVGGARTALFNWLFARHNGGTFVLRVEDTDSTRYSDEYVDAIYRALRWLELDWDEGPDVGGPFGPYRQRERVELHRAAAKELLARNAVYECFCGPKKMDERSEEPDDESDPESAPAAERSGECTCASLTPRMREELIGQGVRPALRMRVDPLRAVVVDDIVRGRVEFPAGTIGDFVIVKSDGGPLYNFAAVVDDHAMQITHVIRGEEHLANTPKQLLIYEALGWQPPRFAHIPIILNEQRRKLSKRDGATFVNEYEALGYLPEALVNFLVLLGWSPGGNRELMTRAEMVRDFTIEGVVKHPAIFDHAKLAWMNKEYLKQLPPDELARRVIELLEQRTPVPDRIDADHVARVVGLLQERAYTVAEIADQGAYFFTRGPIEPAPEALAKYCASPEAVARLREVREALSAASSDGFTPEAVEKAIRGLAERTALKAAAFIHPLRVAVTGQAVSPGIFEVCAILGRDVTLARIDALLERLQRPHAVGAEQSV
- a CDS encoding methylmalonyl-CoA mutase family protein, with amino-acid sequence MAKLVNGKGESASGNGAVEASKARWEAQFDTSAKLPGANDRTLSDHPLKPLYGPEDLSGIDYDRDLSYPGQYPYTRGIHPTMYRGRLWTMRQFAGFGTAKQTNQRYKFLLEQGQTGLSVAFDMPALMGYDSDHPRSLGEVGKCGVAISTLQDMQDLFAGIDLGSITTSMTINCTAPVALAMYIATAEAQGVPQERLGGTMQADMLKEYIAQKEWIYPPEPSMRIITDMMAYCAKNVPKWNTISISGYHIREAGSTAAQELAFTLADGFAYVEAGVAAGMDVDDFAPRLSFFFNSHSDFFEEIAKFRAARRIWARHMREKYGAKNPRSWALRFHTQTAGCSATAQQPENNIMRTAFQALAAVLGGTQSLHTNSLDEVLALPTEKNVAIALRTQQIIAYETGAGNVIDPLGGSYFVEKLTNELEAAAEDYFRRIDEQGGVIPAIHNGFFQREIADAAYVYQRELENGERIVVGVNDFVVEEEQQISLLKIDRAIELEQCERVQAYRASRDAGMVESALAAFKRAAESGENLMPHYLNCVKSKATLGEISEALVPIFGRYREPAFI
- a CDS encoding sensor domain-containing diguanylate cyclase, with the protein product MANGSYVVATVFFLIAAALVVAQCVVIIGLRRRARRAELRFETLQQIAPTLTGAGESTLETCARIVERTATLVHTQSLLCLYVDGQRLMLGARSGVGYVGFLREGAAYDGDTIADWVRREGKPAIVGPRTSGLPAELGVYDLAAEAALQRVNAGPIAGSRDTVWGLAVPLVRPPGTNERAEVIGVLYADRPRAQPFTDDDAMTFLTIASLAGDALARALFADRVRREATRDQLTGLLTPAGFRKRLRDEMEARRTETRPGATRDVALCFIDTDRFKDWNDTFGHAAGDQLLRRLAAMFAHTAEQAHGFAGRNGGDEFCIALLDRSKDASIELARTLCARVAAEDFSALASRPDLPGVHITVSIGVAHFPMDVATDERQPTERLLESADQRMYEAKHAGRNQVAFSRARMRA
- a CDS encoding cupin domain-containing protein, which gives rise to MAHEGIHATVKAAAAAPKLGLAALVLAHGSMELEYYAPHGRDTQMPHDRDELYVVISGHGWFRNGDARHEFGPNDVLFVPAKTEHRFEQFSDDFATWVIFWGPSGGER
- a CDS encoding cobalamin B12-binding domain-containing protein produces the protein MARPIRILVAKAGLDGHDRGAKVIARALRDAGFEVIYTGLHQTPEQVVEAAIQEDVDGIGLSILSGAHLTLFPRIKQLLDEADAGDIVLFGGGTIPNEDIQPLLDAGVAAVFTPGTPIATIVDFVRRECGKRVEA